One genomic segment of Lytechinus pictus isolate F3 Inbred chromosome 18, Lp3.0, whole genome shotgun sequence includes these proteins:
- the LOC129281829 gene encoding sporozoite surface protein 2-like, with the protein MAASLFYVLAFFLMLGAFQTTESAPLANTNQEQFFDDYEGTEAYLESCSPPLKVIFEKTLLDPAGQLRSSFGRACPPKSPQHQVSMLCNMFAYRINSMCDLSKAMSNANEEFYTTMTKLFIQYSPTQIAMNEGTFCADMTDPSMTGKRQLDQGPEDKAISLSPWEIYYMRQAGIPVAGPLPLDSPTCSRLWRAMQCDTRELNVICQAYAFLATREGPILEGHKGLLSMYGQSLENKEPQDPQEQGNSDSHQSETPDKGPNNEIPNPNQENPLGNPNGMPSTNQRIPVGNPMPVNNKATPLGGPNNEVPINQNTPLEGSNNEVPINNQNTPLEGSNNEVPINNQNNPLEVPNNEVPINKNTPLEGSNNEVPINNQNNPLEVPNNEVPINKNTPLEGSNNEVPINQNTPLEVPNNEVPINKNTPLEGSNNEVPMNNQNNPLEVPNNEVPINQHTPLEGGPNNEVPMNNQNTPLEIPNNEVPINQHTPLEGGPNNEVPINNQNTPLEIPNNEVPINQHTPLEGPHNEVPMNNQNTPLVGPNNEVPINNQNTPLEGPNNEVPINQNTPLEVPNNEVPINNQHTPLEGPNNEVPMNNQNTPLVGPNNEVPINQNTPLVGPNNEVPINNQNTPLEGPNNEVPINNQNTPLEGPNNEVPNNDQDIPGGGPNNEVPGSNQDTPNGGPNDEIPQVENPGLNEGNRQGEDDSESDYDEEEKPGLRPPGDYGDDDEDDDDDEYSDSDLDNDSDGADDQWGSNQFENQEENHKPEEFLGDQGNQEMNPGIQDQEPAQVCLS; encoded by the exons ATGGCCGCTTCTTTATTTTACGTTTTGGCGTTCTTTCTTATGTTGGGTGCATTTCAGACGACAGAATCAGCTCCACTCGCAAATACCAATCAGGAGCAATTTTTTGACGATTATGAAGGCACGGAAGCCTACCTTGAATCATGTAGTCCACCTTTGAAAGTAATTTTTGAGAAGACTTTACTGGACCCTGCCGGCCAACTGAGGAGCAGCTTTGGCCGAGCGTGTCCCCCGAAGTCCCCGCAGCACCAAGTTTCCATGTTGTGTAATATGTTTGCGTACAGAATCAATAGTATGTGCGACCTCTCCAAAGCAATGTCCAATGCTAATGAAGAATTCTACACGACGATGACAAAGCTTTTCATCCAGTATTCACCTACACAGATTGCCATGAATGAAGGCACATTTTGTGCCGATATGACTGACCCATCGATGACGGGTAAACGACAACTTGATCAAGGGCCGGAGGATAAGGCAATCAGTCTGAGTCCGTGGGAGATCTACTACATGAGACAGGCAGGGATACCTGTCGCTGGACCCTTACCGTTGGATTCACCAACTTGTTCACGACTCTGGCGAGCAATGCAATGTGACACACGTGAGCTTAACGTCATTTGCCAGGCCTATGCTTTTCTTGCTACGAGAGAAg gtcctatCTTGGAAGGACATAAAGGATTGCTGTCCATGTATGGACAATCTTTAGAGAACAAAGAGCCACAAGATCCACAAGAACAAG GGAATAGTGACTCGCATCAATCAGAAACTCCAGATAAGGGCCCTAACAATGAAATACCCAATCCAAATCAAGAGAATCCACTTGGGAACCCAAATGGAATGCCCAGTACCAACCAAAGGATTCCAGTTGGGAACCCAATGCCAGTTAACAACAAAGCTACTCCACTAGGGGGCCCTAATAATGAAGTGCCCATTAACCAAAATACTCCATTAGAGGGCTCTAATAACGAAGTGCCCATTAACAACCAAAATACTCCATTAGAGGGCTCTAATAACGAAGTGCCCATTAACAACCAAAATAATCCATTAGAGGTCCCTAATAATGAAGTGCCCATTAATAAAAATACTCCATTAGAGGGCTCTAATAACGAAGTGCCCATTAACAACCAAAATAATCCATTAGAGGTCCCTAATAATGAAGTGCCCATTAATAAAAATACTCCATTAGAGGGCTCTAATAACGAAGTGCCCATTAACCAAAATACTCCATTAGAGGTCCCTAATAATGAAGTGCCCATTAATAAAAATACTCCATTAGAGGGCTCTAATAACGAAGTGCCCATGAACAACCAAAATAATCCATTAGAGGTCCCTAATAATGAAGTGCCCATTAACCAACATACTCCATTAGAGGGGGGCCCTAATAATGAAGTGCCcatgaacaaccaaaatactcCATTAGAGATCCCTAATAATGAAGTGCCCATTAACCAACATACTCCATTAGAGGGGGGCCCTAATAATGAAGTGCCCATTAACAACCAAAATACTCCATTAGAGATCCCTAATAATGAAGTGCCCATTAACCAACATACTCCATTAGAGGGCCCTCATAATGAAGTGCCcatgaacaaccaaaatactcCATTGGTGGGCCCTAATAATGAAGTGCCCATTAACAACCAAAATACTCCATTAGAGGGTCCTAATAATGAAGTGCCCATTAATCAAAATACTCCATTAGAGGTCCCTAATAATGAAGTGCCCATTAACAACCAACATACTCCATTAGAGGGCCCTAATAATGAAGTGCCcatgaacaaccaaaatactcCATTGGTGGGCCCTAATAATGAAGTGCCCATTAATCAAAACACTCCATTGGTGGGCCCTAATAATGAAGTGCCCATTAACAACCAAAATACTCCATTAGAGGGTCCTAATAATGAAGTGCCCATTAACAACCAAAATACTCCATTAGAGGGTCCTAATAATGAAGTGCCCAATAATGACCAAGATATTCCAGGAGGGGGCCCTAATAATGAAGTTCCTGGTAGCAACCAAGATACTCCAAATGGAGGCCCTAATGATGAAATTCCTCAAGTAGAAAATCCTGGTTTGAATGAAGGGAATCGCCAAGGTGAAGATGATTCT gAGAGTGACTATGATGAGGAAGAAAAACCCGGACTGCGACCTCCAGGG GactatggtgatgatgatgaggatgatgatgatgatgaatattcgGATAGTGACCTTGACAATGATTCTGATGGCGCTGATGATCAATGGGGCTCGAACCAATTTGAGAATCAGGAGGAGAACCATAAACCAGAGGAATTTCTCGGAGACCAAGGAAATCAGGAGATGAATCCAGGCATCCAAGATCAAGAGCCTGCTCAGGTATGCTTGTCATAG